From Saimiri boliviensis isolate mSaiBol1 chromosome 9, mSaiBol1.pri, whole genome shotgun sequence, a single genomic window includes:
- the PLAGL2 gene encoding zinc finger protein PLAGL2, whose product MTTFFTSVPPWIQDAKQEEEVGWKLVPRPRGREAESQVKCQCEISGTPFSNGEKLRPHSLPQPEQRPYSCPQLHCGKAFASKYKLYRHMATHSAQKPHQCMYCDKMFHRKDHLRNHLQTHDPNKEALHCSECGKNYNTKLGYRRHLAMHAASSGDLSCKVCLQTFESTQALLEHLKAHSRRVAGGAKEKKHPCDHCDRRFYTRKDVRRHLVVHTGRKDFLCQYCAQRFGRKDHLTRHVKKSHSQELLKIKTEPVDMLGLLSCSSTVSVKEELSPVLCMASRDVMGTKAFPGMLPMGMYGAHIPTMPSTGVPHSLVHNTLPMGMSYPLESSPISSPAQLPPKYQLGSTSYLPDKLPKVEVDSFLAELPGSLSLSSAEPQPASPQPAAAAALLDEALLAKSPANLSEALCAANVDFSHLLGFLPLNLPPCNPPGAAGGLVMGYSQAEAQPLLTTLQAQPQDSPGAGGPLNFGPLHSLPPVFTSGLSSTTLPRFHQAFQ is encoded by the exons ATGACCACATTTTTCACCAGCGTCCCCCCCTGGATTCAAGATGCaaagcaggaggaggaagtgggCTGGAAACTAGTTCCCAGGCCTCGGGGCCGGGAGGCGGAGAGTCAAGTGAAGTGCCAATGTGAAATTTCGGGGACACCTTTCTCAAATGGGGAGAAGCTGAGGCCTCATAGCCTCCCCCAACCAGAACAGAGACCATATAGCTGCCCTCAGCTGCACTGTGGCAAGGCTTTTGCCTCCAAATACAAGCTGTATAG GCACATGGCCACCCACTCAGCCCAGAAACCCCACCAGTGTATGTACTGTGATAAGATGTTTCACCGCAAGGACCATCTGCGGAATCATCTGCAGACCCATGACCCTAACAAAGAGGCCCTCCACTGCTCTGAGTGTGGTAAGAATTACAATACGAAGCTGGGCTACCGGCGCCACCTGGCCATGCACGCTGCCAGCAGCGGTGACCTCAGCTGCAAGGTGTGCCTGCAGACCTTTGAGAGTACCCAGGCCCTGCTAGAGCACCTGAAGGCCCACTCACGCCGGGTAGCAGGCGGTGCCAAGGAGAAGAAGCACCCCTGTGACCACTGCGACCGGCGGTTCTATACTCGTAAGGATGTACGGCGGCACCTAGTGGTGCACACAGGCCGTAAGGATTTCCTGTGCCAGTACTGTGCTCAGCGGTTTGGCCGTAAGGACCACCTGACGCGTCATGTCAAGAAGAGCCACTCGCAGGAGCTTCTCAAGATCAAGACAGAGCCAGTGGACATGTTAGGCCTACTGAGCTGCAGCTCTACAGTCAGTGTGAAGGAAGAGCTGAGCCCTGTGCTGTGCATGGCCTCTCGGGACGTAATGGGGACCAAGGCCTTCCCTGGCATGTTGCCCATGGGCATGTATGGTGCCCACATCCCTACCATGCCCAGCACGGGTGTGCCACACTCCCTGGTGCACAACACGCTGCCCATGGGTATGAGCTACCCTCTGGAATCCTCACCTATCTCTTCCCCAGCTCAGCTCCCTCCAAAATACCAGCTTGGATCTACCTCATACTTGCCCGACAAATTGCCCAAAGTGGAGGTGGATAGTTTTCTGGCGGAGCTTCCTGGAAGCCTGTCTCTCTCATCCGCTGAACCCCAGCCCGCCTCACCTCAGCCGGCGGCAGCTGCGGCCCTCCTAGATGAAGCACTGCTTGCCAAGAGCCCCGCCAACCTCTCTGAGGCCCTCTGCGCTGCTAACGTGGACTTCTCCCACCTACTGGGCTTTCTTCCACTCAACCTGCCCCCGTGTAACCCACCTGGGGCCGCAGGAGGCCTGGTCATGGGCTACTCCCAGGCCGAGGCACAGCCCCTGCTCACCACTTTGCAAGCTCAGCCTCAAGATTCCCCAGGAGCTGGGGGACCACTGAACTTTGGGCCTCTGCACTCCTTGCCTCCGGTCTTCACATCTGGCCTGAGTAGCACCACCCTGCCTCGTTTCCACCAAGCATTCCAGTAG